Below is a window of Candidozyma auris chromosome 3, complete sequence DNA.
TCTAACGACTTGCTGTGGCTCCACGAGAGAAAGCCCATTTTGCTTGAGCCCAACTCGAAGGAATGGTTTGACTGGCTCACGCCTAACCACGAGTGGGATCCAAAGCTTTTGGAGACATCGTTGAACcacaccaacaacaaggccTATGATGTGATCACCAGCTACGAAGTCGACAAGTCCATTGGCAATCCTGGTGTGAAGGGACCAGAAATTTTGAAGCCCGtaaagaagagccagaagGGAATCGGCTCGTTCTTCAAGGCtggcgagaagaagacgaaggaggagccaaaagaggagccaaaagaggagccaaaagaggagccagaggaggagccagaggagGAGCCAAAGGAGGAACCAAAGGAGGAACcaaaggatgaagatgatgggGACGAGGAAGAGTTCAAGGTTGAGGATTTGGACGACGACGGGGTCCCTGAGGATGGAGTGAAGGATGTGGATGACGtcgaagatgatggagCCTACGAGGAAGATGCCGGCGAGGAGgttggcgaagaagaagaagaagatgacttCGAGGAAGAGAACGATGAGGATGTACCTGAcgtcaaagaagaagtcgaagagattgaggaagacgaagaagacggCGGCGATGAACCAGGCAATGTGGAGGTTGTTGAGGACGAGAACCCTGGAGAGGACGAggttggagaagatgatctCGACGACGAGGACGTCAAAGCCGAGGCTGAGGAGCTTGGtgttgaggaagaagaagagccacCTGCTGGGTCCAAGCGTAGTAAGAGCAAGGCTGGTAACCAGCCTAAGCGTGGTAAGCGTTGATGTGAATTTCTTTATGTATTATGGACACTATATAAGTTTGACAATGCCATGAAGTTTGGATGCCATGAAGTGTGAATGCCATCAAGTTTTGATATGAAGCTTGAAACTAGCAAGAAAGATATGAAGAACTTTTGGCTTATTCGAATCCGTAATATACGTGTAGAAGTAATTTAGGTAGGCAGTTTGGCTTCTTTCATTCTGGTAGATACTTTGACATTTATAGTGAACACTTTTTCCCCTATCCATATTCACAAAAAGTCTCATTAATCTTAGAAATTATTGAGATAAaatctttcatcaaattttgtCTACTTCACTGTCAATTTACCGACTGCTTTAGCTCCCtctattttgcagccatttctttgTAGTGTCGCGCACAGAAATATTTTCTCCAGTactacttcttcaactacACCTCTCAAGATCCCAGCCTTTGCCATGATATCACGAGCTTCGCACTGGCTGAGCAGAGCAGCTAGACTTCAGGCTGTAAGGTTAAAGTCGGGCTCCAGCGTGCCGCAAAAGGCCGAATCGCTGGAAGACTTGCTCTACCTCAATCCTCACAAGTGGGAGGGACTCCCAGCAGACCGTATTTTCGAGTTACACAGGCTTCGGAAGACTAAGTTAGGCGAGAAGTATGCGCCCACTGACAGTGAAAGACTGGCAGTTTTGAAGACGTTTGCTCTGTTGAAGGGCAAAGTGAGACCCCAGTTGGAGTATGTGTACGAAGTAGATCACTTCAAGGAAAGATTATTGAACAACGTGGTGAGGCCGCCTGTTCCACAGCAAGCTAACAGAGACGTGCGTCCTAGTGGCGAAGAGCCCCATTTGCGCCGTAAATTTGAGCAGCTTCATGCCATCAGCGCCCATGAGATGCCCCTCTTGGCTAAGTACCGCCAGGAATATAAGCCACGGGCAGCACTGGAAACGCCGCTTCaattgaagttcttcacaGATTTGTCCGACGATATGCTGTCTCCTGAAAATAGAAAGGTGGCGTTGAATGTGGCGCTTGAAGACTTGGGGCTCAGCGAGAAGCAGGCCCACAAGTTCAAAGTTTTGGCtggcaacaagttcaaccATAAGAACAACGTGTTTCACATGAAAACTGCCCGCTATGGCGTGGCTACGCAAAATGCCAAATGGCTAGTAGAGACATTTaacaagcttttggctgAGAGCAAGGACTTGTCGAAGGAACTGCTCGAAGATATCCCAGTGAACACACATCACTGCCCACCCAGAAAGTCACAACCACAGTTTCCTGAGGAGTGGAAAAGACCTCAGGACGCTCCCGTGGAGAAGAACCGTATCCTGAGCAAGGTGATCGACATGGTGATTGCCCAAAAGGATCAGGAATatctcaaagagctcaccCCATAAACTTGTACATAATTTAACAGGAAATGAAAACAGACAGAATAACTTTGACGTTCTAAATCTTTTCTTGCTTCGTATGAATTGATGATTAATCGTATGGaatattttgcaacctctCCCTCTTTTTCAGATCTTgcacccgtgcaccacaTATGTTTCCTCCCATACATTCAGATAACTGTATCAGAGAACGGATCCATCAACATTAACTAATTTGAGATATCAGCGACTCGAAGTCAAGCATAGCAAATTCCCAATTTATATTCAGCCAAAAGCGTCATGCATACGGCTTCCACGACGCTAGACGATATAATAGATGAGCTCAGGCTCAAGTACGACTCGTCAGTAGGGCTCCTAGATGGGAAAGCTATACGAGAAATTCCAAACCTTAATACCCTTTATAACTTCGGTAAGCTTCTTGGAaatcttgagaagaacctCAAGGAggctgaagagaaggataagaaacttcttggaaaagttgaaacCAGGCTTCTGGAGGTTCAGAAGTTACAGGAGGAAAGGAAGAGAGATCACGAGGAAAACGAAGCCGAGGAGGAAAGCATCCCGTTAGCAAAGCGTCGGAAGGTCGACAATGAGGCAAAACTGAAGTCAGAGGACGAAGGGGATCGCGAAGGCCAGGAACGGGCAAGTaaagaggatgatgaagatgaagaaaaggagcTTCACGATGCGCAGGATGCATTCGATGGAGAAGC
It encodes the following:
- a CDS encoding putative peptide hydrolase, whose translation is MCGRFALGIAIDQLPQKLNETVLNPGSKNQLAKKSANHYTTTTSAGPDGEEHDVAIDLVSLDFEGNFNIPPTTKAVIIYLNKTDDGNSFDYVLEPSSFGLVPNFEKPKDPTPVKRGDKHGPQYSKELQSEQSKRFNYRKETIGNNKSVWTEPRKNSRCVVPIQGYFEWQKTKKDKPAYFVTSKERPLLFLAGLYAHNTNYNDTEIVKDGDKYLSSFSIVTGPAEGEGSNDLSWLHERKPILLEPNSKEWFDWLTPNHEWDPKLLETSLNHTNNKAYDVITSYEVDKSIGNPGVKGPEILKPVKKSQKGIGSFFKAGEKKTKEEPKEEPKEEPKEEPEEEPEEEPKEEPKEEPKDEDDGDEEEFKVEDLDDDGVPEDGVKDVDDVEDDGAYEEDAGEEVGEEEEEDDFEEENDEDVPDVKEEVEEIEEDEEDGGDEPGNVEVVEDENPGEDEVGEDDLDDEDVKAEAEELGVEEEEEPPAGSKRSKSKAGNQPKRGKR
- a CDS encoding mitochondrial 37S ribosomal protein mS35, with the translated sequence MISRASHWSSRAARLQAVRLKSGSSVPQKAESSEDLLYLNPHKWEGLPADRIFELHRLRKTKLGEKYAPTDSERSAVLKTFASLKGKVRPQLEYVYEVDHFKERLLNNVVRPPVPQQANRDVRPSGEEPHLRRKFEQLHAISAHEMPLLAKYRQEYKPRAASETPLQLKFFTDLSDDMSSPENRKVALNVALEDLGLSEKQAHKFKVLAGNKFNHKNNVFHMKTARYGVATQNAKWLVETFNKLLAESKDLSKESLEDIPVNTHHCPPRKSQPQFPEEWKRPQDAPVEKNRISSKVIDMVIAQKDQEYLKELTP